The Salvia miltiorrhiza cultivar Shanhuang (shh) chromosome 1, IMPLAD_Smil_shh, whole genome shotgun sequence genome has a window encoding:
- the LOC131015177 gene encoding transcription factor MYB114-like isoform X2 has protein sequence MASDASLNKGAWSVDEDTTLAQYVALHGPKRWKSVAIKSGLNRCGKSCRLRWLNYLRPDIKRGNFSDAEEDLILRWSLIAKRIPGRTDNEIKNYWNAHLRKKAMLMDKLPAISTAAMKQNNIWNETDETGGDDESLDVSASGLDWVKSFLELDEDE, from the exons ATGGCGAGTGATGCATCTCTGAACAAAGGGGCGTGGAGTGTGGATGAAGATACGACTCTGGCCCAATACGTCGCCCTTCACGGCCCCAAGAGGTGGAAATCTGTGGCCATCAAATCAG GCCTCAACAGGTGCGGTAAGAGTTGCAGGTTGAGATGGCTCAACTATCTTAGACCTGATATCAAAAGAGGCAACTTCTCCGATGCTGAAGAGGACTTGATTCTTAG GTGGTCGTTGATCGCCAAGAGAATCCCTGGGCGGACTGACAACGAGATCAAGAACTACTGGAATGCTCACTTGAGGAAGAAAGCCATGTTGATGGACAAGTTACCCGCAATCTCAACCGCAGCAATGAAGCAAAACAATATTTGGAATGAAACGGACGAAACCGGAGGCGACGATGAATCCTTGGACGTCTCTGCCTCTGGGTTGGATTGGGTTAAAAGTTTTCTTGAACTCGACGAGGATGAATGA
- the LOC131015177 gene encoding transcription factor MYB114-like isoform X1 → MASDASLNKGAWSVDEDTTLAQYVALHGPKRWKSVAIKSGLNRCGKSCRLRWLNYLRPDIKRGNFSDAEEDLILRLHRLLGNKWSLIAKRIPGRTDNEIKNYWNAHLRKKAMLMDKLPAISTAAMKQNNIWNETDETGGDDESLDVSASGLDWVKSFLELDEDE, encoded by the exons ATGGCGAGTGATGCATCTCTGAACAAAGGGGCGTGGAGTGTGGATGAAGATACGACTCTGGCCCAATACGTCGCCCTTCACGGCCCCAAGAGGTGGAAATCTGTGGCCATCAAATCAG GCCTCAACAGGTGCGGTAAGAGTTGCAGGTTGAGATGGCTCAACTATCTTAGACCTGATATCAAAAGAGGCAACTTCTCCGATGCTGAAGAGGACTTGATTCTTAGGTTACATAGGCTCCTAGGAAATAA GTGGTCGTTGATCGCCAAGAGAATCCCTGGGCGGACTGACAACGAGATCAAGAACTACTGGAATGCTCACTTGAGGAAGAAAGCCATGTTGATGGACAAGTTACCCGCAATCTCAACCGCAGCAATGAAGCAAAACAATATTTGGAATGAAACGGACGAAACCGGAGGCGACGATGAATCCTTGGACGTCTCTGCCTCTGGGTTGGATTGGGTTAAAAGTTTTCTTGAACTCGACGAGGATGAATGA
- the LOC131015169 gene encoding uncharacterized protein LOC131015169, with amino-acid sequence MIPHSYATDTQAKATELASTVSAAVSQPQIASACAAVESFLRKHAPDQQRWFFSLTFPALICRIFGFDDSSPPSATTKRPPSSGWIDVATSVHDTELSGRIFSLLSPNGLLLSSISGVDRLSLVKYVFPNERLPEWVRYMLQTEQDCRILTDLCPLFRNRIKGDPIKGTPYQVQLNVLEYYLFWFAYYPVCRGNSEGSETVKVQRTKKFRLENWSYSIPGLSSTKRETEKKTEGNLYIRLLYVYLHTFVPSQDLYVQPYRSSLLHYSPGYDSSAVERAEFVISTMIHFWLVDSDFSPLPTGLCKANGVTFPFRSVLGETPPTSGLGDEINVFVKYLNMTSLVAMDGPDESDVRSPGWRVSGSYDVAKTRDAALTVNSSGSWNLMIQRPLYRYILRTFLFCPVESSIKNASQAFSLWVNYMEPWLISFKEFADLNETLGLPTLSSENCINKSSTPGYASSWQGFVLDNYLFYSSLVMHFIGFAHKFLHTDAEIIVQMVAKVINILTSSVELVDLIKNVDSVFHSKAAAEPSKSILTGLNKYIPTIRQQLQDWEDGLCESDADGSFLHENWNKDLRLFADGEDGGQQLLQLFLLRAESELQSVSGNNLSQNLQCLDSIRAQLSQLFGSPLSKSPSGTPQLRHQSREEIFKPRSFGNQTGTEIKYKGDWMKRPASSDEIAWLASILVSISGWLNEKVGLDRVDPNQEAIGWSYLEVVSDVKRVHGTKETMRVVLSCFLSWVMWLCEAGLQLMRRYGLRVNLRVLASKRIVAMLLLLTMFNLFRRAFAL; translated from the exons ATGATTCCTCACTCTTACGCTACGGACACTCAGGCCAAGGCCACCGAGCTCGCCTCCACCGTCTCCGCCGCCGTTTCTCAGCCGCAGATCGCCTCCGCCTGCGCCGCCGTAGAGTCCTTCCTCCGGAAGCACGCCCCCGACCAGCAGCGCTGGTTCTTCTCCCTCACTTTCCCTGCCCTAATTTGCAGAATCTTCGGCTTCGATGACTCATCGCCTCCTTCTGCAACCACCAAACGCCCTCCGTCCAGCGGCTGGATAGACGTTGCTACTTCCGTACACGATACTGAGCTTTCAG GTAGAATCTTCAGCCTTCTATCTCCAAATGGATTGCTGTTGTCTTCAATCTCAGGAGTTGATCGGCTTTCTCTAGTTAAATATGTCTTCCCCAATGAAAGATTACCAGAGTGGGTTCGTTACATGCTTCAAACTGAGCAAGATTGTAGGATTTTGACTGATTTGTGCCCTCTGTTTAGGAACAGAATTAAGGGAGATCCAATCAAGGGCACTCCATATCAGGTTCAACTGAATGTTTTGGAGTATTACTTATTTTGGTTTGCTTATTACCCTGTTTGTAGAGGTAACAGTGAGGGTTCTGAGACAGTGAAGGTTCAGAGAACAAAAAAGTTTCGGTTGGAGAATTGGTCTTATTCAATACCCGGCCTTTCAAGTACTAAACGGGAAACAGAAAAGAAGACGGAGGGTAATTTGTACATACGGCTACTATATGTGTATCTTCATACTTTTGTGCCTTCCCAAGATCTGTATGTGCAGCCTTACCGCAGTTCCCTGCTTCATTATTCTCCGGGTTATGATAGTTCTGCAGTGGAGCGAGCTGAGTTTGTAATTAGTACAATGATCCATTTTTGGCTGGTCGATAGTGACTTTTCACCCTTGCCTACAGGCTTGTGCAAGGCAAATGGTGTTACTTTCCCTTTTAGGTCTGTTCTTGGAGAGACCCCTCCTACATCAGGACTGGGTGATGAGATTAATGTTTTCGTTAAGTATTTAAATATGACTTCGCTAGTAGCTATGGATGGGCCAGATGAGTCTGATGTCAGAAGTCCTGGGTGGAGAGTTTCTGGTTCGTATGATGTTGCAAAGACAAGGGATGCTGCTCTAACTGTAAATTCTAGTGGATCATGGAACTTGATGATTCAAAGGCCATTGTACAGATATATATTgagaacatttctattttgtcCTGTGGAATCCTCTATAAAAAATGCATCCCAAGCATTTTCTCTCTGGGTCAATTACATGGAACCTTggttaattagcttcaaagagTTTGCTGATCTCAATGAGACTTTAGGACTGCCAACTTTAAGCTCAGAAAACTGCATCAATAAATCATCAACTCCTGGATATGCATCCTCTTGGCAGGGATTTGTACTGGACAACTATCTGTTCTATAGCTCATTGGTCATGCATTTTATTGGATTTGCTCACAAATTTCTCCATACAGATGCAGAAATAATTGTTCAGATGGTTGCTAAG GTAATTAATATCTTAACTTCATCTGTTGAGCTTGTGGATCTGATAAAGAATGTCGACAGTGTTTTTCATTCAAAAGCTGCTGCTGAACCTTCTAAATCGATACTTACTGGATTGAACAAATATATTCCAACAATACGCCAACAGTTGCAG GATTGGGAGGATGGCCTGTGTGAGAGTGATGCAGATGGATCCTTTTTGCATGAGAACTGGAATAAAGATTTACGACTTTTTGCAGACGGTGAAGATGGTGGGCAACAATTGCTTCAG CTATTTTTGTTGCGTGCTGAGTCTGAACTGCAGTCAGTATCTGGAAACAATCTCTCTCAGAATCTGCAATGTCTGGACTCTATTAGAGCCCAGTTAAGCCAATTGTTTGGTAGTCCCCTCTCAAAATCTCCATCAGGAACACCTCAGTTGAGACATCAATCACGTGAAGAAATATTCAAGCCTAGAAGCTTTGGCAACCAAACAGGGACCGAGATAAAATACAAGGGTGACTGGATGAAGCGGCCCGCCTCCAGCGATGAGATTGCGTGGCTAGCCTCCATTTTGGTCAGTATATCCGGTTGGCTGAATGAGAAGGTTGGTCTAGACCGGGTTGACCCGAACCAAGAGGCCATCGGTTGGTCATATTTGGAGGTTGTGAGCGACGTAAAACGCGTGCATGGAACCAAGGAAACCATGAGAGTGGTTCTCTCTTGCTTTCTTTCTTGGGTGATGTGGCTGTGTGAGGCTGGACTGCAACTAATGAGAAGATATGGTCTGAGGGTAAATCTCAGGGTGCTAGCTTCTAAAAGGATAGTTGCGATGCTCCTGCTTCTTACAATGTTCAATCTTTTTAGAAGAGCTTTTGCTCTCTAG
- the LOC131015193 gene encoding uncharacterized protein LOC131015193, which produces MTRTRRDVEIVLLIQEIVHQFLMQMICVIAILTRLNYRKRKRSNIANTYSLIQRIPDQIKHLNRMVGLTDIDCMANLRMDRNTFGRLCLLLRQLGGLTDGRFVSVEEQVAMFISILAHHQKNRIIGFNFSRSSQTISHYLHVVLKGILKLHGIFLAKPQPVPEDSNDPRWKWFKGCLGALDGTYINIVVPNVDKPRYRSRKGTICTNTLAVCDRNMKFVYILTGWEGSAADSRVLRDAINRVHGLKVPRGNYYLCDNGYANSEGFLSPYKGVRYHLKEWGPESVRPQNAKEMFNMRHTKARNVIERAFGLMKMRWAILRSASYYPVHVHNRLVMCCFLLHNFIRSEMVHDPLEALVDRQPGADAYEEHGDEDDGFVDAIQTSPQWNRARDAIAEAMWRQP; this is translated from the exons ATGACGCGCACTCGTAGAGATGTTGAAATTGTCCTATTGATACAGGAGATTGTTCATCAGTTTTTGATGCAAATGATATGTGTAATTGCAATTCTAACTAGATTGAACTATCGAAAGAGAAAGCGTAGTAATATAGCTAATACATATTCTTTGATCCAAAGAATACCAGACCAAATTAAGCACTTGAACAGAATGGTAGGACTTACTGACATTGATTGCATGGCAAATCTTCGCATGGATCGAAACACTTTCGGTAGATTATGTCTTTTATTGCGACAGTTAGGGGGTTTGACTGATGGGAGATTTGTTAGTGTAGAAGAGCAAGTCGCAATGTTTATATCTATTTTGGCACATCaccaaaaaaatagaataattggGTTTAATTTCTCGCGGTCCAGCCAAACAATATCCCATTACCTCCATGTTGTTTTAAAAGGTATTTTGAAATTACATGGGATATTCTTGGCCAAACCACAGCCTGTCCCAGAAGACAGCAATGACCCAAGATGGAAGTGGTTTAAG GGTTGCTTAGGAGCATTGGATGGCACATACATTAATATTGTAGTGCCAAACGTAGACAAGCCGAGGTATAGGTCAAGAAAGGGTACCATTTGTACGAATACACTAGCCGTATGTGACAGAAATATGAAGTTTGTTTACATATTAACTGGTTGGGAGGGATCAGCTGCTGACTCTCGGGTTTTAAGAGATGCTATCAACCGAGTGCACGGACTCAAAGTTCCAAGag GAAATTACTATTTATGTGATAACGGTTACGCGAATAGCGAAGGGTTTTTGTCTCCATACAAAGGTGTTAGGTATCACCTTAAGGAGTGGGGTCCTGAATCTGTGAGACCTCAAAACGCCAAGGAAATGTTCAATATGAGGCACACTAAAGCTAGAAATGTGATTGAGCGTGCATTCGGACTCATGAAGATGCGATGGGCGATACTTCGGAGTGCGTCGTATTATCCTGTCCATGTTCATAATAGGCTGGTTATGTGCTGTTTTCTACTGCACAATTTCATTCGTTCAGAAATGGTGCATGATCCACTTGAAGCACTGGTTGATAGACAGCCTGGTGCAGATGCCTATGAAGAGCATGGAGACGAAGATGATGGTTTTGTTGATGCTATTCAAACGTCTCCCCAGTGGAATCGCGCTAGAGATGCAATCGCTGAAGCAATGTGGAGACAGCCTTGA
- the LOC131015199 gene encoding uncharacterized protein LOC131015199: protein MFTNDQRQKERTGKYGSPRLQYLQELVAQFQNASDEETKEKIVASLGNFAYDPYNYTFFRQLNILELFLDCLTESNERLVEFAVGGICNACADPTNAAVVIQCDGVPLVIQCLSSPVRNTVNYAIGALYYLCSENAEREILKPEVLDAIKRFAAAGAVNGSFSNLARAFLDRYVSKID from the exons ATGTTTACCAATGATCAGAGACAAAAGGAGCGTACTGGAAAATATGGAAGTCCAAGATTGCAATATCTCCAG GAACTGGTTGCACAATTTCAAAATGCATCCGATGAAG AAACAAAAGAGAAAATTGTTGCTAGTTTGGGAAACTTTGCTTATGATCCTTACAATTATACATTCTTCCGTCAG CTAAATATTTTGGAACTTTTTCTGGACTGCCTAACAGAGTCCAATGAGAGGCTTGTGGAGTTTGCAGTCGGAGGAATTTGCAATGCTTGTGCTG ATCCAACAAATGCTGCAGTAGTCATTCAATGTGACGGTGTTCCTCTTGTCATCCAGTGCTTATCAAGTCCTGTTAGAAATACG GTGAATTACGCTATCGGGGCTCTGTACTATCTGTGTAGTGAAAATGCTGAGCGTGAAATTTTGAAACCAGAGGTACTGGATGCTATCAAAAGATTTGCAGCAGCTGGTGCAGTTAATGGAAGCTTTAGCAATCTTGCTCGGGCCTTCTTGGATAGGTATGTATCTAAAATTGACTGA